A window from Nocardioides mesophilus encodes these proteins:
- a CDS encoding carboxypeptidase regulatory-like domain-containing protein, translating to MTEEPQVPGAGRPLDGADTALLQEVAAMYDAVDPVPDDLVARVRFALALDEVFEEVAEMTRLPAESGSVRSDTASTGSTVRTDTLTFSADRLTAMVTVSRAGAARVRIDGWVSPLGARRIHLRMQGAHREVRTDAGGRFVVDDLREGFVQLVLHALDTEDTDELVVTPLFKL from the coding sequence ATGACCGAGGAGCCACAGGTGCCGGGCGCCGGGCGTCCCCTCGACGGCGCCGACACGGCGCTGCTGCAGGAGGTGGCCGCGATGTACGACGCCGTCGACCCCGTCCCCGACGATCTGGTGGCACGCGTCCGGTTCGCCCTCGCGCTCGACGAGGTCTTCGAGGAGGTCGCGGAGATGACCCGGCTGCCGGCGGAGTCCGGCTCCGTGCGCAGCGACACCGCGAGCACCGGCAGCACCGTGCGCACGGACACGCTCACCTTCAGCGCCGACCGGTTGACTGCCATGGTGACGGTCTCGCGCGCGGGCGCCGCGCGGGTGCGCATCGACGGCTGGGTCAGCCCGCTGGGCGCCCGGCGCATCCACCTGCGGATGCAGGGGGCGCACCGCGAGGTCCGCACCGACGCCGGCGGCCGCTTCGTCGTCGACGACCTGCGGGAGGGCTTCGTGCAGCTGGTCCTGCACGCGCTGGACACCGAGGACACCGACGAGCTGGTGGTCACCCCCCTGTTCAAGCTGTAG
- a CDS encoding MFS transporter, producing MSAARHLSHLLRGSWFRRLFAVRVASQLTDGVFQTALASYVIFSPEQQPSPSAIAETLAVVLLPFSVLGPFVGVFLDRWSRRQVLALANFARVGLVGVLAIGVAADLRGTGLFALILVSLSVNRFLLAGLSASLPHVVSAEDLVTANAVTPTAGTMAFLAGLALGTGSRFAWPALGIDADVGVLALASLLYGVAGLLALRIPRELLGPDFAPDRPAVREAVRHVARGLMDGLRHLAERRPAAYGLAAIGAHRFFYGVSTVALILLYRNYFHDPSESDAAFADLSVAILVSGLGFFAAAFLTPVVTDRIPQRSWIVILLVCAAVTQLFPAALYTRPALLVAAFFLGLASQGIKICVDTLVQVHVDDAFRGRIFSLYDVIFNVAFVAAAAVAAAVLPPDGRSYAVLGVLAVGYLLTALGYARITRGDRIVRDGTPPATG from the coding sequence ATGAGCGCCGCCCGCCACCTTTCCCACTTGTTGCGTGGGTCGTGGTTCCGGCGCCTGTTCGCGGTGCGCGTCGCGAGCCAGCTGACCGACGGCGTGTTCCAGACCGCGCTGGCCTCCTACGTCATCTTCTCCCCCGAGCAGCAGCCCTCTCCGTCGGCGATCGCCGAGACGCTCGCGGTGGTGCTGCTGCCCTTCAGCGTGCTCGGCCCGTTCGTCGGCGTGTTCCTGGACCGGTGGTCGCGCCGTCAGGTGCTGGCCCTCGCCAACTTCGCCCGGGTCGGGCTGGTGGGGGTGCTCGCGATCGGGGTGGCCGCCGACCTGCGGGGCACCGGGCTGTTCGCGCTGATCCTGGTCTCGCTCTCGGTGAACCGGTTCCTGCTCGCCGGGCTGTCGGCCTCGCTGCCGCACGTGGTCTCCGCCGAGGACCTGGTCACCGCCAACGCGGTCACCCCGACCGCCGGCACGATGGCCTTCCTCGCCGGGCTGGCCCTGGGCACCGGCTCGCGCTTCGCCTGGCCGGCGCTCGGCATCGACGCCGACGTGGGGGTGCTCGCGCTGGCCTCGCTGCTGTACGGCGTCGCCGGCCTGCTCGCGCTGCGGATCCCCCGCGAGCTGCTGGGCCCGGACTTCGCCCCGGACCGGCCCGCCGTCCGCGAGGCCGTGCGGCACGTCGCCCGTGGGCTCATGGACGGGCTGCGGCACCTCGCGGAGCGGCGGCCCGCGGCGTACGGGCTGGCGGCGATCGGGGCGCACCGGTTCTTCTACGGCGTCTCGACCGTGGCGCTGATCCTGCTCTACCGCAACTACTTCCACGACCCGAGCGAGAGCGACGCCGCCTTCGCCGACCTGTCGGTGGCGATCCTGGTCAGCGGCCTCGGCTTCTTCGCCGCCGCCTTCCTCACCCCGGTGGTCACCGACCGGATCCCGCAGCGGTCATGGATCGTGATCCTGCTGGTCTGCGCCGCGGTCACGCAGCTGTTCCCCGCCGCCCTCTACACCAGGCCGGCGTTGCTGGTGGCCGCGTTCTTCCTCGGCCTCGCCTCCCAAGGCATCAAGATCTGCGTCGACACACTGGTCCAGGTGCACGTCGACGACGCGTTCCGGGGGCGGATCTTCTCGCTCTACGACGTGATCTTCAACGTCGCCTTCGTCGCCGCGGCCGCGGTCGCTGCGGCGGTGCTGCCCCCCGACGGCCGCTCCTACGCGGTCCTGGGCGTGCTGGCGGTCGGCTACCTGCTGACCGCGCTCGGCTACGCCCGGATCACCCGGGGGGACCGGATCGTCCGCGACGGGACGCCGCCAGCGACCGGCTGA
- a CDS encoding CCA tRNA nucleotidyltransferase — MSEHPPPSASPAPPPHVGDIQAHALAELERISGLTEELGARFASAGEELYLVGGPVRDAMLGRISHDLDFTTSARPETTERLLKGWADALWDMGRAFGTIGCRKGDWQVEITTYRSEAYDPDSRKPAVDFGDSLVGDLGRRDFTVNAMAVAVPGNRVEDPYGGVVDLAQGVLRTPGRPEDSFSDDPLRMMRAARFAAQLGFAVDPAVQEAMTAMSGRIAIVSAERVRDELVKLVCAPYPRLGLTLLVATGLADHVLPELPALALERDEHFRHKDVYEHTLTVLEQSIDLEDRLPGGGPDFVSRFAALMHDVGKPRTRRLAEDGTVTFHHHDVVGAKITRKRMKALRFSNDDIDAVAHLVELHLRFHGYGSGEWTDSAVRRYVRDAGDQLARLHMLTRADCTTRNKRKADRLRRTYDELEERIHLLEQQEELASIRPDLDGNQIMEILGVGPGREVGEAYRFLLELRMDNGPMTPEDAEAALREWWTSRP; from the coding sequence GTGTCCGAGCACCCCCCACCGTCCGCCTCACCGGCGCCCCCGCCGCACGTGGGCGACATCCAGGCGCACGCGCTCGCCGAGCTGGAGCGGATCTCCGGCCTGACCGAGGAGCTCGGCGCCCGGTTCGCCTCCGCCGGGGAGGAGCTCTACCTCGTCGGCGGGCCCGTCCGCGACGCCATGCTCGGCCGGATCTCCCACGACCTGGACTTCACCACCTCGGCGCGTCCGGAGACCACCGAGCGGCTGCTCAAGGGCTGGGCGGACGCGCTGTGGGACATGGGCCGCGCCTTCGGCACGATCGGCTGCCGCAAGGGTGACTGGCAGGTCGAGATCACGACGTACCGCTCCGAGGCCTACGACCCGGACTCCCGCAAGCCGGCCGTCGACTTCGGCGACTCCCTGGTCGGCGACCTGGGGCGGCGCGACTTCACCGTGAACGCGATGGCGGTCGCGGTGCCCGGCAACCGCGTCGAGGACCCGTACGGCGGCGTGGTCGACCTCGCCCAGGGGGTGCTGCGCACGCCCGGACGCCCGGAGGACTCGTTCTCCGACGACCCGCTGCGGATGATGCGCGCCGCCCGGTTCGCCGCGCAGCTCGGCTTCGCGGTGGATCCCGCGGTGCAGGAGGCGATGACCGCGATGTCGGGCCGGATCGCGATCGTGTCCGCCGAGCGGGTCCGCGACGAGCTGGTGAAGCTGGTCTGCGCGCCGTACCCCCGTCTCGGGCTCACCCTCCTGGTCGCCACCGGCCTCGCCGACCACGTGCTGCCCGAGCTGCCGGCGCTGGCCCTCGAGCGCGACGAGCACTTCCGCCACAAGGACGTCTACGAGCACACGCTGACCGTGCTGGAGCAGTCCATCGACCTCGAGGACCGCCTGCCCGGTGGCGGACCGGACTTCGTCTCGCGCTTCGCCGCGCTGATGCACGACGTCGGCAAGCCCCGGACCCGCCGGCTGGCCGAGGACGGCACCGTCACCTTCCACCACCACGACGTCGTGGGCGCCAAGATCACCCGCAAGCGGATGAAGGCGCTGCGCTTCTCCAACGACGACATCGACGCCGTCGCCCACCTCGTCGAGCTGCACCTGCGCTTCCACGGCTACGGCTCGGGGGAGTGGACCGACTCCGCGGTGCGGCGCTACGTCCGCGACGCCGGCGACCAGCTCGCCCGGCTGCACATGCTCACCCGCGCGGACTGCACCACCCGCAACAAGCGCAAGGCGGACCGGCTGCGGCGCACCTACGACGAGCTCGAGGAGCGCATCCACCTGCTCGAGCAGCAGGAGGAGCTGGCCTCGATCCGTCCCGACCTCGACGGCAACCAGATCATGGAGATCCTCGGTGTCGGGCCGGGCCGCGAGGTCGGCGAGGCCTACCGGTTCCTGCTCGAGCTGCGGATGGACAACGGCCCGATGACCCCGGAGGACGCCGAGGCGGCGCTCCGGGAGTGGTGGACCTCCCGCCCCTGA
- a CDS encoding CHAT domain-containing protein: protein MATAPTRAPENLPPTDPARLEAEVHQAVEMFHDGRPAEAVRLLRSVRRRAERLEPEPAALAVVARTLLSESAPLFDTSGDLTGALALLDRAEELAVRIGSAALQATVRGQRALVVLRSGDTRAALAAFDDAAALIDAAPDRDRAIVMLNRGVLHLEHADLTRAAADLARSVAFAEDADDARLASMARHNLGYVDFLAGRIPRALAAFEEAARTCPGGPVPAMQIDHARALREAGLVRDADSILARAAAEMRRERLFQDLGETELVRAECALADDDARDARVFAVSARRRFARRGNLRWQRKAELLVLRCERAAIDAFESFDTGDARRAAAAGVPRRALLGVAGRAAELAAACRAESRLELARSAELLATECRLRAGGPVPAEGPGPLPVPRLRPLDPLATRLQVHEVRALHALRAGDRGTAMAEVRHGLAELGSYQSGLGSLDLRTAGARHGVALAQLGLGIAVRDGSPGRVLGTVERSRAISTRLPLVSPPSDEVTARLLGELRQTEEEARALEGDAGADARVTALRSRAAALQRDIRARAWEIEADGTAAPEAPRLSEVRTAVRAGGTVFVSYARHQRDWLAVVVRPSGARLVPLAPIATVADLVRRVRADLDALAMPHLPVPLTAAVRQSLDSGLRRLDDLLVTPLGVPGRSLALSCSGPLAVLPWSLLPSRTGLPTVVTPAAATWLAATGVRRPARPAVVALAGPGLHESVAEAREVSGTWPGSLLLEGAEAGTAAARAALAEADLLHIAAHGTHRAESPLFSSLRLADGPLYAYELDAAAGAPGCVTLSACEVGLATPRPGDEGLGLTHVLLHLGVRSVLAGVARVRDDVAASTMTRLHRAMAAGAGSAAALAQAQQEADPQEPPAPFVCFGAQW, encoded by the coding sequence GTGGCCACGGCTCCCACCCGCGCCCCCGAGAACCTCCCCCCGACCGACCCCGCCCGCCTGGAGGCGGAGGTGCACCAGGCCGTCGAGATGTTCCACGACGGGCGGCCGGCGGAGGCCGTCCGGCTGCTCCGGTCGGTACGGCGGCGCGCGGAGCGGCTGGAGCCGGAGCCGGCCGCCCTCGCCGTGGTGGCCCGCACCCTGCTCAGTGAGTCGGCACCGCTCTTCGACACCAGCGGCGACCTGACCGGGGCACTCGCGCTGCTGGACCGCGCCGAGGAGCTCGCGGTCCGGATCGGGTCCGCCGCGCTGCAGGCGACGGTGCGGGGCCAGCGGGCCCTGGTGGTGCTGCGCTCCGGCGACACCCGCGCCGCGCTGGCCGCCTTCGACGACGCCGCGGCACTGATCGACGCCGCCCCCGACCGGGACCGGGCGATCGTGATGCTCAACCGCGGCGTGCTGCACCTCGAGCACGCCGACCTGACCCGCGCCGCGGCGGACCTCGCGCGCTCGGTGGCCTTCGCCGAGGACGCCGACGACGCCCGCCTGGCCTCGATGGCCCGGCACAACCTCGGCTACGTCGACTTCCTGGCCGGCCGGATCCCGCGCGCGCTGGCCGCCTTCGAGGAGGCCGCCCGCACCTGTCCGGGCGGGCCGGTCCCCGCCATGCAGATCGACCACGCCCGGGCGCTGCGCGAGGCCGGGCTGGTCCGCGACGCCGACAGCATCCTCGCGCGGGCGGCCGCCGAGATGCGGCGCGAGCGGCTCTTCCAGGACCTCGGCGAGACCGAGCTGGTCCGGGCGGAGTGCGCGCTCGCCGACGACGACGCCCGGGACGCGCGGGTCTTCGCGGTCTCGGCGCGTCGCCGGTTCGCGCGCCGCGGGAACCTGCGCTGGCAGCGCAAGGCCGAACTGCTGGTGCTGCGCTGCGAGCGCGCCGCGATCGACGCCTTCGAGTCCTTCGACACCGGCGACGCCCGTCGCGCCGCAGCCGCCGGCGTACCCCGGCGGGCGCTGCTCGGGGTGGCCGGCCGCGCCGCCGAGCTGGCCGCGGCCTGCCGCGCCGAGAGCCGGCTGGAGCTGGCCCGCTCCGCGGAGCTGCTGGCGACCGAGTGCCGGCTGCGCGCCGGCGGACCGGTCCCCGCCGAGGGGCCGGGCCCGCTCCCGGTGCCGCGGCTGCGCCCGCTGGACCCGCTGGCCACCCGCCTGCAGGTGCACGAGGTCCGCGCCCTGCACGCGCTGCGCGCGGGGGACCGGGGCACTGCGATGGCCGAGGTCCGGCACGGGCTGGCCGAGCTCGGCTCCTACCAGAGCGGCCTGGGCTCGCTGGACCTGCGGACCGCCGGCGCCCGGCACGGGGTGGCCCTGGCGCAGCTCGGTCTGGGCATCGCCGTCCGCGACGGCTCGCCGGGTCGGGTGCTCGGCACCGTCGAGCGGTCCCGGGCCATCTCGACGCGGCTGCCGCTGGTCAGCCCGCCCTCGGACGAGGTCACCGCGCGGCTGCTCGGGGAGCTCCGGCAGACCGAGGAGGAGGCGCGGGCACTCGAGGGCGACGCCGGCGCCGACGCCCGGGTGACCGCGCTCCGCTCCCGGGCCGCCGCACTGCAGCGCGACATCCGCGCCCGGGCCTGGGAGATCGAGGCCGACGGCACGGCCGCCCCCGAGGCACCCCGGCTCTCCGAGGTCCGCACCGCGGTCCGGGCCGGCGGAACCGTCTTCGTCAGCTACGCCCGCCACCAGCGGGACTGGCTGGCCGTCGTGGTCCGGCCCTCCGGTGCCAGGCTGGTGCCGCTGGCCCCCATCGCGACCGTCGCGGACCTGGTACGCCGGGTGCGCGCCGACCTGGACGCGCTGGCGATGCCGCACCTGCCGGTCCCGCTCACGGCGGCGGTGCGGCAGAGCCTCGACTCGGGCCTGCGCCGCCTCGACGACCTGCTGGTCACGCCGCTCGGCGTGCCGGGCCGGTCCCTGGCGCTCTCCTGCAGCGGTCCGCTGGCGGTGCTGCCCTGGAGCCTGCTGCCCTCCCGGACCGGTCTGCCCACCGTCGTCACGCCGGCGGCGGCGACCTGGCTGGCCGCCACCGGCGTACGGCGTCCCGCCCGGCCGGCGGTGGTGGCGCTGGCCGGCCCGGGCCTGCACGAGTCGGTCGCGGAGGCGCGGGAGGTCAGCGGCACCTGGCCCGGCTCGCTGCTGCTCGAGGGGGCCGAGGCCGGCACGGCGGCGGCCCGGGCCGCGCTCGCGGAGGCGGACCTGCTGCACATCGCTGCGCACGGCACGCACCGTGCCGAGAGCCCGCTGTTCAGCTCGCTGCGGCTGGCCGACGGCCCGCTCTACGCCTACGAGCTCGACGCCGCGGCCGGGGCGCCCGGCTGCGTGACGCTGTCCGCCTGCGAGGTCGGTCTCGCCACCCCACGGCCCGGCGACGAAGGCCTCGGCCTCACCCACGTGCTGCTGCACCTCGGAGTCCGGTCGGTGCTGGCCGGGGTGGCCCGGGTCCGCGACGACGTGGCCGCCTCGACGATGACCCGGCTGCACCGGGCGATGGCCGCCGGGGCCGGGTCGGCCGCTGCCCTGGCCCAGGCGCAGCAGGAGGCCGACCCGCAGGAGCCGCCGGCGCCGTTCGTCTGCTTCGGAGCCCAGTGGTGA
- a CDS encoding NADPH-dependent F420 reductase: MKIAVLGTGSAGRALAGRLAELGHTVSLGTRDPDVTRARPEHTDLPGVRLATFADAASGAEVVVNATNGAATLDVLAAVGEENLAGTVLVDVANPLDFSAGFPPSLSVKDTDSLGEQVQRAFPVARVVKSLNTMNAALMVHPERIGGGDHTVFVAGDDADAKAVVTGLLTELGHTDVLDLGGLSAARGTEMLLPLWLRIMQALGTAEFQIKVVR; this comes from the coding sequence ATGAAGATCGCAGTCCTCGGCACCGGCTCCGCCGGTCGCGCGCTCGCCGGCCGGCTGGCCGAGCTGGGCCACACCGTCTCCCTCGGCACCCGCGACCCCGACGTCACCCGGGCACGACCCGAGCACACCGACCTGCCCGGGGTTCGGCTCGCGACGTTCGCCGACGCCGCCTCCGGAGCGGAGGTGGTGGTCAACGCCACCAACGGCGCCGCCACCCTCGACGTCCTGGCCGCGGTGGGCGAGGAGAACCTCGCCGGCACGGTCCTGGTCGACGTCGCGAACCCGCTCGACTTCTCCGCGGGCTTCCCGCCCAGCCTCAGCGTCAAGGACACCGACAGCCTCGGCGAGCAGGTGCAGCGGGCGTTCCCCGTGGCGCGGGTGGTCAAGTCGCTGAACACGATGAACGCCGCGCTGATGGTGCACCCCGAGCGGATCGGCGGCGGGGACCACACCGTGTTCGTGGCCGGCGACGACGCCGACGCCAAGGCGGTCGTGACCGGGCTGCTCACCGAGCTCGGTCACACCGACGTGCTCGACCTCGGCGGCCTGTCCGCCGCCCGCGGCACCGAGATGCTCCTGCCGCTGTGGCTGCGGATCATGCAGGCGCTCGGCACCGCCGAGTTCCAGATCAAGGTGGTCCGCTGA
- a CDS encoding RNA polymerase sigma factor → MIETRPGGGTLVDRATAAFARYQGGEREALDELVEALTPLLWRTARGAGLDPAAAEDVVQSAWLSLLRSGATIRDPHTVVKWLLTTVRRESWRVSKRVRADADRVGGVFGVDGEELMTLPDRPETLPDETVLRSTRQRRLWEHVHRLPARCRQLVGVIAFADRPDYALLAESLGMPVGSIGPTRGRCLAKLRAELDRDPEWEGQLS, encoded by the coding sequence GTGATCGAGACCCGACCCGGCGGCGGGACGCTCGTCGACCGGGCGACCGCCGCGTTCGCCCGCTACCAGGGCGGTGAGCGCGAGGCGCTCGACGAGCTGGTGGAGGCACTGACCCCGCTGCTGTGGCGGACCGCCCGGGGCGCCGGGCTGGATCCGGCGGCCGCGGAGGACGTCGTGCAGTCGGCCTGGCTCAGCCTGCTGCGCAGCGGTGCCACGATCCGGGACCCGCACACGGTCGTGAAGTGGCTGCTCACGACCGTGCGCCGGGAGTCCTGGCGGGTGTCCAAGCGGGTCAGGGCGGACGCCGACCGGGTGGGCGGCGTCTTCGGCGTCGACGGCGAGGAGCTGATGACGCTGCCCGACCGGCCGGAGACGCTGCCGGACGAGACCGTGCTGCGCAGCACCCGCCAGCGCCGGCTCTGGGAGCACGTGCACCGGCTGCCGGCGCGGTGCCGCCAGCTCGTCGGCGTGATCGCGTTCGCCGACCGCCCCGACTACGCCCTGCTGGCCGAGTCCCTCGGGATGCCGGTGGGCAGCATCGGCCCGACCCGCGGGCGCTGCCTCGCCAAGCTGCGCGCCGAGCTCGACCGCGACCCCGAGTGGGAAGGACAGCTGTCATGA
- a CDS encoding S8 family peptidase: MERSSRGPRRGGRPAVPDLSPTPPHLREAGRDLLNVRVLDPLTAYQVQDQPAVRPTAFVADTLLVRGFHPDTLRALRDVAGEAGFALAWDPRSEQEEAALAGAALTAEQREQLDAVWVRRVRLVPEPQQPVFKPIDTWRLLQAYRVRVGRDSARHGDLGLDHPVVADPGGSGLTIAGQPVTAGHPVTAGHPVTAGHGVTQYAQPGWGGRQPVSWTGASPTPSYDLDSDVPRPVVAVLDTGVGEHPWLGERFVERDVQVGGLRIGIDPVSARAQLLGVSEEMVGELATDSGHGTFIAGLVRQACPEALVLDIRTYGNDGQVAESDLLRNLQLLALRQVLARNGSSGDRPVDVVSLSLGYYHEQPVDAAFDALLHGPIALLGRYGAAVVVSAGNDATTRPIYPAAFAPHPGGPVPDDPEVVPVSSVGARNPDGTIALFSNDGPWVGYLRPGASLVSTFPITYDASASPSHEVVTADGDHRAALDPDDFTSGFGVWSGTSFAAPVLAGEIAAALAEAYREGDTDLGTAAAVARVRSRLGRLAGRELRQ, from the coding sequence ATGGAGCGCAGCAGCCGAGGACCACGCCGGGGCGGCCGGCCGGCCGTGCCGGACCTCTCCCCGACCCCGCCGCACCTGCGGGAGGCCGGGCGCGACCTGCTCAACGTCCGGGTCCTCGACCCGCTGACCGCCTACCAGGTCCAGGACCAGCCGGCCGTCCGGCCGACCGCCTTCGTCGCCGACACCCTGCTGGTCCGCGGCTTCCACCCCGACACCCTCCGGGCCCTCCGCGACGTCGCCGGAGAGGCCGGCTTCGCGCTCGCGTGGGACCCCCGCAGCGAGCAGGAGGAGGCTGCGCTCGCCGGCGCGGCGCTCACCGCGGAGCAGCGCGAGCAGCTCGACGCGGTTTGGGTGCGCCGGGTCCGGCTGGTGCCGGAGCCGCAGCAGCCGGTCTTCAAGCCGATCGACACCTGGCGGCTGCTGCAGGCCTACCGGGTGCGGGTGGGTCGCGACTCGGCCCGCCACGGCGACCTCGGGCTCGACCACCCGGTGGTCGCCGACCCCGGCGGCTCCGGGCTGACGATCGCGGGGCAGCCGGTCACCGCCGGCCATCCCGTGACCGCGGGCCATCCCGTGACCGCGGGGCACGGCGTCACCCAGTACGCCCAGCCCGGCTGGGGCGGCCGGCAGCCGGTCAGCTGGACCGGCGCGTCCCCCACGCCGTCGTACGACCTCGACTCCGACGTGCCCCGCCCGGTGGTGGCGGTCCTCGACACCGGCGTCGGGGAGCACCCGTGGCTCGGCGAGCGTTTCGTGGAGCGCGACGTGCAGGTGGGGGGCCTGCGCATCGGCATCGACCCGGTCTCCGCCCGCGCCCAGCTGCTCGGGGTCAGCGAGGAGATGGTCGGCGAGCTCGCCACCGACTCCGGGCACGGCACCTTCATCGCCGGGCTGGTCCGGCAGGCCTGCCCGGAGGCCCTGGTCCTGGACATCCGCACCTACGGCAACGACGGCCAGGTCGCCGAGTCGGACCTGCTGCGCAACCTGCAGCTGCTCGCGCTGCGCCAGGTGCTCGCCCGCAACGGGAGCTCCGGGGACCGGCCGGTCGACGTGGTCTCGCTCTCGCTCGGCTACTACCACGAGCAGCCGGTCGACGCCGCCTTCGACGCCCTGCTGCACGGGCCGATCGCGCTGCTCGGCCGGTACGGCGCCGCCGTGGTCGTCTCCGCGGGCAACGACGCCACCACCCGGCCGATCTACCCGGCCGCCTTCGCCCCGCACCCGGGCGGGCCGGTGCCCGACGACCCCGAGGTCGTCCCGGTGAGCAGCGTGGGCGCCCGCAACCCGGACGGCACGATCGCGCTGTTCAGCAACGACGGGCCCTGGGTGGGCTACCTGCGGCCGGGGGCGTCCCTGGTCAGCACCTTCCCGATCACCTACGACGCCTCGGCGAGCCCGAGCCACGAGGTGGTCACGGCCGACGGCGACCACCGGGCCGCCCTCGACCCCGACGACTTCACCTCCGGGTTCGGGGTGTGGAGCGGGACCTCCTTCGCCGCGCCGGTGCTCGCAGGCGAGATCGCCGCGGCGCTGGCCGAGGCCTACCGCGAGGGCGACACCGACCTGGGCACCGCCGCCGCGGTGGCCCGCGTGCGCAGCCGGCTGGGCCGGCTCGCCGGAAGGGAGCTGAGGCAGTGA
- a CDS encoding AIM24 family protein produces MKSELFEQSNLEVQGQQRFGLQNAQMLRVTLGPDVLAVKGSMVAFQGQVQFHHEKAGSMGKLLKKMLTSEDMPLMRVAGQGEVFFANEGGYVYLVELDGSDGISVNGRNLLAFDAALAWDINRVKGPGIMAGGLFNTTISGVGTAALCTVGKPVVLDCSQQPTYVDVQAAVAWSANLVPDVVSSMNMKSMLRGGSGEAFQYAFHGPGFVVVQPYEFVPPANSGGSSGGPGGVIGDLFS; encoded by the coding sequence ATGAAGAGCGAGCTGTTCGAGCAGAGCAACCTCGAGGTGCAGGGGCAGCAGCGGTTCGGGCTGCAGAACGCGCAGATGCTGCGGGTCACCCTCGGTCCGGACGTGCTGGCGGTCAAGGGCTCGATGGTGGCCTTCCAGGGGCAGGTGCAGTTCCACCACGAGAAGGCCGGCAGCATGGGCAAGCTGCTGAAGAAGATGCTGACCAGCGAGGACATGCCGCTGATGCGGGTGGCCGGCCAGGGGGAGGTGTTCTTCGCCAACGAGGGCGGCTACGTCTACCTCGTCGAGCTCGACGGCAGCGACGGGATCAGCGTCAACGGCCGCAACCTGCTCGCCTTCGACGCCGCGCTGGCCTGGGACATCAACCGGGTCAAGGGGCCCGGGATCATGGCCGGCGGCCTGTTCAACACCACGATCAGCGGCGTCGGTACGGCGGCGCTCTGCACGGTCGGCAAGCCGGTGGTGCTCGACTGCTCGCAGCAGCCGACGTACGTCGACGTCCAGGCGGCCGTCGCCTGGTCGGCCAACCTGGTCCCCGACGTGGTGTCGAGCATGAACATGAAGTCGATGCTGCGCGGCGGCTCCGGCGAGGCCTTCCAGTACGCCTTCCACGGCCCGGGCTTCGTGGTGGTGCAGCCCTACGAGTTCGTGCCGCCCGCCAACAGCGGGGGCAGCAGCGGCGGGCCCGGCGGCGTGATCGGCGACCTCTTCAGCTGA